The following are encoded in a window of Leptotrichia trevisanii DSM 22070 genomic DNA:
- a CDS encoding M15 family metallopeptidase has protein sequence MNKINLKKRIKQFTLLTALILSAATLSTANNIYENLYSFRSKRKVENPDPDSELKQKVKDRIRDVSTRAEAESRLVWVELPVWRLKDGKKVSDTEKIQVLDVLADEVKEIFHEIHKGKEKFPIKRLIGYSWRGNLKSLHSTGRAIDLNPEENPQVNSNGKAIVGKSWEPNSNPYSIKPDGDVVRAFTKRGWVWGANFRTRDYMHFGFDEM, from the coding sequence ATGAATAAAATAAATTTAAAAAAAAGAATAAAACAATTTACATTACTAACTGCATTAATACTTTCGGCAGCAACTTTAAGTACAGCAAATAACATTTATGAAAATCTATATTCTTTTAGATCTAAGCGAAAAGTTGAGAATCCTGATCCAGATTCTGAATTAAAACAAAAGGTTAAGGATAGAATAAGAGATGTTTCAACAAGAGCAGAAGCTGAATCAAGACTGGTTTGGGTCGAACTGCCTGTCTGGAGGCTAAAGGATGGGAAAAAGGTTTCTGACACAGAGAAAATTCAAGTTTTGGATGTTTTGGCAGATGAGGTAAAGGAGATTTTTCACGAGATACATAAAGGAAAGGAAAAATTTCCAATAAAAAGGTTAATTGGATATTCTTGGCGTGGGAACTTAAAAAGTTTGCACAGTACAGGCCGAGCAATAGATTTAAATCCTGAAGAAAATCCGCAGGTAAATAGTAACGGGAAGGCTATTGTCGGAAAAAGCTGGGAACCAAACAGCAATCCATATTCTATAAAACCTGACGGAGATGTAGTGAGAGCCTTTACAAAAAGAGGATGGGTTTGGGGAGCAAACTTTAGAACACGAGATTATATGCACTTTGGCTTTGATGAAATGTAA
- a CDS encoding OmpA family protein, with the protein MAVPGYALGEIPLISLPEMPNLSVTENPAAKITLDMTKKISSVPGITITPVRVEDSNIIGGNYSMQIGKNGEGQFHDENKVVQTDGNGAGQYSDEKVTIQRDEAGAGQYINNVTEVTLQVDNNGAGQYADRKNKITFQVDSDGLGMYKDENSEISIIVNKEDTIYNSPNLVIENNSDGSGKYFDKSKNLLIENNGKGKATITYNGKTVEVDAKPVGKPARFSKLKMVPAVPSIEANSLLVTLDSGVLFDVDKYNLRPKAEEILKNLAVVLKKANIKSFEVDGHTDSDASDEHNKVLSENRANSVKVFLASQGVNANIVTHGYGESKPIASNDTPEGKQKNRRVEIIIPTI; encoded by the coding sequence ATGGCAGTACCAGGTTATGCTTTGGGAGAAATTCCTCTTATTTCACTGCCTGAAATGCCTAATCTTTCTGTAACGGAAAATCCAGCTGCAAAAATTACTTTGGATATGACGAAAAAAATATCTTCAGTTCCAGGCATCACAATTACACCAGTCAGAGTTGAAGACAGTAATATAATTGGTGGGAATTATTCTATGCAGATTGGGAAAAATGGAGAAGGACAATTTCATGATGAGAATAAGGTTGTTCAGACTGATGGGAATGGGGCTGGACAGTATAGTGATGAAAAAGTAACCATTCAAAGAGATGAAGCAGGAGCTGGGCAGTATATAAATAATGTTACGGAGGTTACGCTTCAAGTGGATAATAATGGAGCAGGACAGTATGCTGACAGAAAAAATAAAATTACTTTCCAAGTTGATTCTGATGGATTGGGAATGTATAAGGATGAAAATAGTGAAATAAGCATAATTGTAAACAAAGAAGACACTATTTATAACAGTCCAAATTTAGTAATAGAAAATAATAGTGATGGTAGTGGAAAATATTTTGACAAATCTAAAAATCTTTTGATTGAAAACAATGGAAAAGGTAAAGCGACAATAACATATAACGGAAAAACAGTTGAAGTGGATGCAAAGCCTGTTGGAAAACCAGCAAGATTTTCAAAATTAAAAATGGTTCCGGCTGTCCCCAGCATAGAAGCAAATAGCCTTTTAGTAACTTTGGATTCTGGAGTTCTTTTTGATGTGGATAAATATAATCTTCGTCCTAAAGCGGAAGAAATTCTTAAAAATCTTGCCGTTGTATTAAAAAAAGCGAATATAAAATCTTTTGAAGTTGACGGACATACAGATTCTGATGCAAGTGATGAGCATAACAAAGTATTATCAGAAAACCGTGCCAACTCCGTTAAAGTTTTCTTAGCTTCTCAAGGAGTAAATGCGAACATTGTAACACATGGATACGGCGAAAGCAAGCCAATAGCCTCAAATGATACGCCAGAAGGCAAGCAAAAAAATCGCCGTGTTGAAATTATAATTCCGACAATATAA
- the hisJ gene encoding histidinol-phosphatase HisJ, which translates to MQTKKTIFPSNLHTHTFYCDGKNNAEDYILTAIEKGFTSVGLSGHSFTAFDTEPCMTEQGTQEYLKELKELKEKYKNKMQVYIGIEADFYTGYNKETDKEMGLDFRIGSVHYVKDKKKDEYYCVDNTPEILKYGIKNYADEDERAFIEAYFDNIVEMVHTQKPDIIGHLDLVRKFNKDLKYFDENADWYKNKIEYVLDEIAKTNAIIEINTGGMSRGWTQTPYPSVPILERILAKNIPITISSDAHETKNIDFYFEESLEIARKIGFKSVKILDGGEFKDFEI; encoded by the coding sequence ATGCAAACTAAAAAAACAATTTTCCCATCAAATCTTCATACCCACACATTTTACTGCGATGGTAAAAACAATGCTGAAGATTATATTTTAACTGCAATAGAGAAAGGATTTACAAGTGTCGGACTTTCGGGGCATTCTTTTACAGCATTTGATACAGAACCGTGTATGACGGAACAAGGAACACAGGAATATTTGAAGGAATTAAAAGAACTAAAAGAAAAATACAAAAATAAAATGCAGGTTTATATTGGAATCGAAGCTGATTTTTATACTGGGTATAACAAGGAAACTGATAAGGAAATGGGACTTGATTTTAGGATTGGATCTGTTCATTATGTGAAAGATAAGAAAAAAGACGAGTATTACTGTGTTGATAACACGCCTGAAATTTTGAAATACGGAATAAAAAATTATGCAGATGAAGACGAAAGGGCATTTATTGAAGCGTATTTTGATAATATCGTGGAAATGGTGCATACTCAAAAGCCTGATATTATTGGGCATTTGGATTTAGTTAGAAAATTCAACAAAGATTTAAAATATTTTGATGAAAATGCGGATTGGTATAAAAATAAAATAGAATATGTGCTAGATGAAATAGCAAAAACAAATGCGATTATTGAAATTAATACTGGTGGGATGTCGAGAGGATGGACACAAACTCCTTATCCAAGTGTTCCAATACTGGAAAGAATTTTAGCTAAAAATATTCCAATTACAATTTCTTCTGATGCACATGAAACTAAAAATATTGACTTTTATTTTGAAGAAAGTCTTGAAATTGCTAGAAAAATTGGATTTAAGAGTGTGAAGATTTTGGACGGTGGAGAGTTTAAGGATTTTGAAATTTAA
- a CDS encoding YhfC family glutamic-type intramembrane protease produces the protein MGICDCSAGIFEESGRFAAFKFLLKKRKNKKTAISYGIGHSGIEMIFILTFAGIQCLVFAQMINSGQFAKLLEQAGNNQVQLKSLQAIPQLIASISFGTLGISLIERISTILVHITCSILVFYSVHFKNKKILFPIAILLHTFIDIFAGLYQTKLVTNLVIIEGWVFVISIIIFSFVYKKVYEK, from the coding sequence ATGGGTATTTGTGATTGTTCGGCAGGAATATTTGAAGAAAGTGGAAGATTTGCGGCATTTAAATTTTTGTTGAAAAAAAGAAAAAATAAGAAAACTGCTATTTCATATGGGATAGGACATAGTGGGATTGAAATGATATTTATACTTACTTTTGCTGGTATACAATGTCTAGTATTTGCCCAAATGATTAATTCAGGACAGTTTGCAAAACTTTTGGAACAGGCAGGCAATAATCAAGTTCAACTTAAATCATTGCAAGCAATACCTCAATTAATAGCTTCTATCTCTTTTGGAACTTTAGGAATCTCATTAATTGAAAGAATTAGCACAATTTTGGTACATATAACTTGCTCAATACTTGTTTTTTACAGCGTGCATTTTAAAAATAAAAAAATATTATTTCCTATAGCCATTTTATTGCACACTTTTATTGATATATTTGCAGGACTTTATCAGACTAAATTAGTAACAAATTTAGTAATTATAGAAGGTTGGGTATTTGTTATTTCAATTATTATTTTTTCTTTTGTATATAAAAAAGTGTATGAAAAATAA
- a CDS encoding YhfC family intramembrane metalloprotease, translated as MNYEYIGTSTITTIILMIIIGTTVPLIIAAIWKIKTKEPISTIFIGAVTFILFAIVLESIPKVFLFQVKNPISDYIANNKWVFVIVRQEYLKKVEDLRHLNFC; from the coding sequence ATGAATTATGAATATATTGGAACTAGTACTATTACCACAATAATTTTAATGATTATTATTGGAACGACTGTACCTTTAATAATCGCTGCAATATGGAAAATTAAGACAAAAGAGCCAATATCAACTATATTTATTGGAGCTGTTACATTTATTTTATTTGCAATTGTTTTAGAAAGTATTCCTAAAGTGTTTTTGTTTCAGGTCAAAAATCCAATTAGCGACTATATAGCGAATAATAAATGGGTATTTGTGATTGTTCGGCAGGAATATTTGAAGAAAGTGGAAGATTTGCGGCATTTAAATTTTTGTTGA
- the hisIE gene encoding bifunctional phosphoribosyl-AMP cyclohydrolase/phosphoribosyl-ATP diphosphatase HisIE, whose protein sequence is MEIEKVKFDEKGLVPAIIQDYYTKEVLTLAYMNKESLEITLRDKKTCFFSRSRQKLWLKGETSGNYQNVVSIKYDCDADALLVEVKKDGPACHTGSESCFFNSLFEAENYSNFRPEKLYNLIKDRKVNPEEKSYTSYLFEKGLDKILKKVGEECTEVIIGAKNNDNDELKYEIADLYYHTLVLMIEQGLTIQDIKEELAKRHIIDHKVKQEKMGGEK, encoded by the coding sequence ATGGAAATAGAAAAAGTAAAATTTGACGAAAAAGGGCTTGTTCCCGCAATAATACAAGATTATTATACAAAAGAGGTGCTGACACTTGCGTATATGAATAAGGAAAGCCTAGAAATAACTTTGAGAGATAAGAAAACTTGTTTTTTCAGTAGAAGTAGACAAAAACTTTGGTTAAAAGGAGAAACTTCGGGAAATTATCAAAATGTTGTTTCAATAAAATATGACTGTGATGCAGATGCTTTGCTTGTGGAAGTGAAAAAGGATGGGCCTGCCTGCCATACTGGCTCTGAAAGCTGTTTTTTCAATTCTTTATTTGAAGCAGAGAATTACAGTAATTTTAGGCCTGAGAAACTTTATAATTTAATAAAAGATAGAAAGGTCAATCCTGAGGAAAAATCATATACAAGTTATCTTTTTGAAAAAGGACTTGATAAAATTTTAAAAAAAGTGGGAGAAGAATGTACGGAAGTTATTATTGGTGCTAAAAATAATGATAATGATGAGTTAAAATATGAAATTGCAGATTTATATTATCATACTTTGGTATTAATGATTGAACAGGGGCTTACGATACAGGATATAAAAGAAGAATTGGCTAAAAGACATATTATTGATCATAAAGTTAAGCAGGAGAAGATGGGTGGTGAGAAGTAA
- a CDS encoding ketopantoate reductase family protein: MRLLIYGAGVIGSIYAALFAKAGYDTSVYARGKRLKVLKTKGLLYLENKKIKKADVSVCSELLDNDIYDFIFLTVRENQLYQALEELKMNQSRCIVTMVNSIDDYSKWEKICGKEKILPAFPGAGGSINGDVLDGALTPWLIQPTTFAEISGMKSERTEALSMIFKKANIPYQEVKDMHIWQLCHLALVVPIADAYYEASNPKKIWTERKIMYKTARQLKKNFHFLKRDCGKLSPKKMNIFRFVPLSILVIVLKFIFNSKFGNKFMYRHSMKAPDEMRQLHKKFYDYVQKRKPEW; this comes from the coding sequence ATGAGATTATTAATATACGGAGCTGGGGTGATAGGATCAATTTATGCAGCTTTATTTGCTAAGGCAGGTTATGACACCAGCGTTTATGCAAGAGGAAAGAGATTGAAGGTTCTTAAAACAAAAGGACTTCTTTATTTAGAAAATAAAAAGATTAAAAAGGCAGATGTTTCTGTTTGTTCTGAATTGCTGGATAATGATATTTATGATTTTATTTTTCTGACAGTTAGAGAAAATCAACTATATCAGGCACTTGAGGAATTGAAAATGAATCAGAGCAGATGTATTGTTACTATGGTAAACTCTATTGATGACTATAGCAAATGGGAGAAAATCTGTGGAAAAGAAAAAATTCTTCCAGCTTTTCCAGGAGCGGGAGGCAGTATTAATGGAGATGTACTTGATGGAGCACTTACGCCATGGTTAATACAGCCAACCACATTTGCTGAAATTTCTGGAATGAAATCAGAAAGAACAGAAGCCCTTTCCATGATATTTAAAAAGGCAAATATTCCTTATCAGGAAGTAAAGGATATGCATATTTGGCAGCTTTGCCATTTGGCGTTAGTAGTGCCGATTGCAGATGCATATTATGAAGCCAGTAATCCAAAAAAAATATGGACGGAAAGAAAGATTATGTATAAGACAGCAAGACAATTAAAAAAGAATTTTCATTTTTTGAAAAGAGATTGCGGAAAATTATCGCCTAAAAAAATGAATATATTTCGTTTTGTCCCATTGAGCATATTGGTAATTGTCTTAAAATTTATCTTCAATAGTAAATTTGGTAATAAATTTATGTATCGACATTCAATGAAAGCGCCAGATGAGATGAGACAATTACATAAAAAATTTTATGATTACGTACAGAAGCGAAAACCAGAATGGTAA
- the hisF gene encoding imidazole glycerol phosphate synthase subunit HisF — MLAKRIVPCLDVRNGKVVKGINFTGIREVDSPVEMAKFYNKSGADELVFYDITATVEERGLFTDILKEVASQIFIPLTVGGGINTLDDFDRVLKAGADKVSINSGAIKNPKLIEEAAKKYGDQCVVLSVDVKRVDGKFKVFAKGGRENTGIDAIEWFVQGQENGAGEVVVNSIDTDGVKTGFDLELLSILAEKLSIPIIASGGAGNMEHFKELFKIPGIDAGLAASIFHFKEVEIMDLKRYLRDNGVEMRI; from the coding sequence ATGCTTGCAAAGAGAATTGTTCCCTGTTTGGACGTGAGAAATGGAAAAGTTGTGAAAGGTATTAATTTTACTGGGATAAGAGAAGTTGACAGTCCTGTAGAGATGGCAAAATTTTATAATAAGTCAGGAGCAGATGAGCTTGTTTTTTATGATATTACGGCAACTGTTGAGGAAAGAGGGCTTTTTACTGATATTTTAAAGGAAGTGGCAAGTCAGATATTTATTCCGCTTACTGTTGGTGGTGGGATAAACACACTAGATGATTTTGACAGAGTGCTAAAAGCGGGAGCAGATAAAGTGAGTATTAATTCAGGTGCGATAAAAAATCCAAAATTAATTGAAGAAGCTGCAAAAAAATATGGAGACCAGTGTGTAGTCTTGTCTGTTGATGTAAAAAGAGTAGACGGCAAATTTAAAGTTTTTGCAAAAGGCGGCAGAGAAAATACTGGAATTGATGCAATTGAATGGTTTGTGCAGGGGCAGGAAAATGGAGCTGGAGAAGTTGTTGTGAACAGTATCGATACTGATGGCGTTAAAACTGGCTTTGATTTGGAATTATTATCAATTTTGGCTGAAAAATTGTCAATTCCAATAATTGCGTCAGGTGGAGCTGGAAATATGGAACATTTTAAGGAATTATTTAAAATACCAGGAATTGATGCAGGGCTGGCGGCTTCGATTTTTCACTTTAAGGAAGTGGAAATTATGGATCTGAAAAGGTATTTGAGGGATAATGGAGTGGAAATGAGGATTTGA
- the hisA gene encoding 1-(5-phosphoribosyl)-5-[(5-phosphoribosylamino)methylideneamino]imidazole-4-carboxamide isomerase — MIEIFPAIDLHNGQAVRLKQGDYNQVEVFFKNPVEVLDFFNKNNSKNLHIVDLDGAKDGNTKNYEVIKELVEKSDFFVQVGGGIRDEERIKKYIELGVNRVILGTVAVENEEFLREMVKKYGDKIAISVDAKDEKVAVKGWTQTVELNSVEFCKKLSDINVKTIIYTDISKDGMLSGTNLEIYKKLSKIVKSDIIASGGITFLDEIKELNENKVYGAIVGKAIYSGNLDLKEVLKVSK; from the coding sequence ATGATAGAGATTTTTCCAGCGATAGACTTACATAACGGTCAGGCAGTGCGACTGAAACAGGGAGATTATAATCAAGTGGAAGTGTTTTTTAAAAATCCTGTTGAAGTTTTGGATTTCTTTAATAAAAATAATTCAAAAAATCTTCATATTGTAGATTTGGATGGAGCAAAAGATGGAAACACTAAAAACTATGAAGTTATAAAGGAACTGGTTGAAAAAAGTGATTTCTTTGTTCAAGTTGGTGGTGGAATTCGTGATGAAGAAAGAATAAAAAAATATATTGAACTAGGCGTGAATAGAGTTATTTTAGGGACAGTTGCAGTTGAAAATGAAGAATTTTTAAGAGAAATGGTAAAAAAATACGGTGACAAAATCGCAATTTCTGTAGATGCGAAAGATGAGAAAGTTGCTGTAAAAGGATGGACACAAACAGTTGAATTAAATTCAGTTGAATTTTGCAAAAAATTATCGGATATAAATGTAAAAACAATAATTTATACAGACATTTCAAAAGATGGAATGTTAAGTGGAACAAATCTTGAAATTTATAAAAAATTATCAAAAATAGTAAAATCGGATATTATAGCTTCTGGCGGAATTACATTCTTAGATGAAATAAAAGAACTTAATGAAAATAAAGTTTATGGAGCGATTGTTGGAAAAGCAATCTATTCAGGGAATCTTGATTTGAAAGAAGTGCTTAAAGTTAGTAAATGA
- the hisH gene encoding imidazole glycerol phosphate synthase subunit HisH codes for MIAVIDYGVGNLFSLLSSLNYVGLDTKLTNNIEEIKNAKGIILPGVGAFRDAIGNLEKYGLKETLISEVKKGKPFLGICLGMQMLFEKSYEYGEYEGLGLIDGTVEDIKKYISENSDLKIPHMGWNSLAINNGFKDDEILKDVDNNEYVYYVHSYFAKTDMKNIVAYSEYGIKIPGIVKNENVYGMQFHPEKSGDTGLKLLKNWGELIK; via the coding sequence ATGATAGCAGTGATTGATTATGGAGTAGGTAATCTCTTTTCCTTATTGTCTTCTTTAAACTATGTCGGACTGGATACAAAGCTGACTAATAATATTGAAGAGATAAAAAATGCTAAGGGGATAATATTGCCAGGAGTCGGGGCTTTTAGAGATGCTATTGGGAATTTGGAAAAATATGGGCTAAAAGAGACTTTGATAAGTGAAGTGAAAAAAGGGAAGCCGTTTTTGGGAATTTGTCTTGGTATGCAGATGCTTTTTGAGAAAAGTTATGAGTATGGGGAATATGAAGGGCTTGGGCTTATAGATGGAACAGTTGAGGACATAAAAAAATATATTTCTGAAAACTCTGATTTGAAAATACCTCATATGGGATGGAATAGTTTAGCCATAAATAACGGATTTAAAGATGATGAAATTTTAAAAGATGTAGACAATAATGAATATGTTTATTACGTTCATTCGTATTTTGCAAAAACAGATATGAAAAATATTGTTGCATATTCAGAGTATGGAATAAAAATACCTGGAATTGTAAAAAATGAAAATGTCTATGGAATGCAGTTTCATCCTGAAAAAAGTGGAGATACTGGATTGAAGTTATTAAAAAACTGGGGAGAATTAATAAAATAA
- a CDS encoding PD-(D/E)XK nuclease domain-containing protein: protein MASSNMDNLKDPEEVWQLSLFGGYLTVEEKVAMNEYTLKLPNYEIKTFFKDMFVQNLGGSSRFREMIKTFKNLDIERFEKLLNEIFLVSMSYHDTSKIEKPYHTLILGMMLYLDREYIVLSNNETGYGRNDLALEPINKNNVGYIFEFKIAKTVEELEEKAEEALSQIEDKKYPVLLRKKGIKEIVYMGMAFYGKKVKAKCKIVKNS from the coding sequence ATGGCTTCCTCAAATATGGATAATTTGAAGGATCCGGAAGAAGTGTGGCAATTATCACTTTTTGGAGGTTATTTAACTGTTGAAGAAAAAGTAGCTATGAATGAGTATACTTTAAAATTGCCAAATTATGAAATAAAAACATTTTTTAAAGATATGTTTGTTCAAAATTTAGGAGGTTCAAGCAGATTTAGAGAAATGATAAAAACGTTTAAAAATCTTGATATTGAAAGATTTGAAAAACTTTTGAATGAAATATTTTTAGTATCAATGAGTTATCACGATACTTCTAAAATTGAAAAACCATATCACACACTAATTTTAGGAATGATGTTGTACCTTGATAGAGAATATATAGTTTTGTCAAACAATGAAACAGGATATGGCAGAAATGATTTGGCTTTAGAGCCAATAAATAAAAATAATGTAGGATATATATTTGAATTTAAAATAGCTAAAACTGTGGAAGAACTTGAAGAAAAAGCAGAAGAAGCGTTGAGTCAAATTGAAGATAAAAAATATCCTGTGTTGTTGAGAAAAAAAGGAATAAAGGAAATTGTGTATATGGGGATGGCGTTTTATGGGAAAAAAGTTAAAGCGAAATGCAAAATAGTGAAAAATAGTTAA
- a CDS encoding AAA family ATPase yields the protein MKAKKKGLAIGNSNFKEIIIRNGYYIDKTKFIEEILEDLSEVKLFTRPRRFGKTLNLSMLKYFFDIENAEENKKLFDDLYISKSEYMKYQGQNPVIFISMRNAEAESWEDSFSNIKNLISDLYDKFEYISKNFKKRDLVEFEKIWIKKEEADWESSIKNLSRYLYEYYGKKVIILIDEYDTPMTSAWNEGYYEKSQRFFKSFYSNALKDNEYLEFSVVTGILRVAKEGIFSGLNNLKTYTVLNNKYAESFGLIETEVKNALEYYGLDKNIEEVRKWYNGYKFGNIQIYNPWSIINYLDEKEINVYWINTSDNR from the coding sequence ATGAAAGCAAAGAAAAAGGGACTAGCGATAGGAAATTCCAATTTTAAGGAAATAATAATACGAAATGGCTATTATATTGATAAAACGAAATTTATAGAAGAAATATTGGAAGATTTATCAGAAGTTAAATTATTTACAAGGCCCAGAAGATTTGGGAAAACTTTAAATTTGTCGATGTTAAAATATTTTTTTGATATAGAAAATGCGGAAGAAAATAAAAAATTATTTGATGATTTGTATATTTCTAAAAGCGAGTATATGAAATATCAGGGACAAAATCCTGTGATTTTTATAAGTATGAGAAATGCGGAAGCAGAAAGTTGGGAAGATAGCTTTTCAAATATTAAAAATCTTATTTCAGATTTGTATGATAAATTTGAGTATATTTCTAAAAATTTTAAAAAAAGAGATTTAGTTGAATTTGAAAAAATATGGATAAAAAAAGAAGAGGCTGATTGGGAAAGTTCAATAAAAAATCTATCAAGATATTTATACGAATATTATGGTAAAAAAGTAATTATTTTAATAGATGAATACGATACTCCTATGACAAGTGCGTGGAATGAGGGATATTATGAAAAGTCACAAAGATTTTTTAAAAGTTTTTACTCAAATGCGTTAAAAGATAATGAATATTTGGAATTTTCGGTTGTAACAGGGATACTTAGGGTGGCAAAGGAAGGGATATTTTCTGGCTTGAATAATTTGAAAACTTATACAGTTTTGAATAATAAATATGCAGAAAGTTTTGGTTTGATTGAAACAGAAGTAAAAAATGCTTTGGAATATTATGGATTAGACAAAAATATTGAAGAAGTGAGAAAATGGTATAATGGCTATAAGTTCGGAAATATTCAAATTTATAATCCGTGGAGTATAATTAATTATCTCGATGAAAAAGAAATCAATGTTTATTGGATAAATACTTCTGATAACAGATAA
- a CDS encoding DUF5362 domain-containing protein has protein sequence MDLDNNKNEMDFFNEEKNNENNQSEHHFNNLKKLNEIRNEVTNNFNDKKEGSNSFQTAVNTVTESITLTLDPVTIKNMKFIATVLKIFSILGMISGVLQSLMFFFIIPLVTGIFTIVIALKFSKSASFLEEAVLMNDENKLKSYFNEQAKALKLYIIFIIVSIVLTIIYCVFIFSIVLTGVLNHPDYSRYSY, from the coding sequence ATGGATTTAGATAATAATAAAAATGAAATGGATTTTTTTAATGAAGAAAAGAATAATGAAAACAATCAAAGTGAACATCATTTTAACAATTTAAAAAAGTTAAATGAAATTAGAAATGAAGTAACAAATAATTTTAACGACAAAAAAGAAGGTTCTAATAGTTTTCAAACTGCTGTTAATACTGTAACAGAATCTATCACTTTAACATTGGATCCTGTAACAATAAAAAATATGAAGTTTATCGCAACAGTATTGAAAATTTTTTCAATTTTGGGAATGATTTCCGGTGTGCTTCAATCACTTATGTTCTTCTTTATAATTCCCCTTGTTACTGGTATTTTTACTATCGTAATCGCATTAAAATTTTCTAAGTCAGCCAGCTTTTTGGAAGAAGCGGTTCTTATGAATGACGAAAATAAATTAAAATCATATTTTAACGAACAAGCCAAGGCTTTAAAATTATATATTATTTTTATAATCGTTAGCATTGTCCTTACTATTATTTATTGTGTTTTTATTTTTTCTATAGTTTTAACAGGTGTCTTAAATCATCCTGACTATTCTCGTTATTCATATTAA
- a CDS encoding cell division protein FtsZ: protein MKDKMNVKVIGIGGMGINFVNFMLASNVRKIEYITIDTDSRNSNFSRAEKKIFLDTGVKECTREQAERVAFQCENQFRELLKGTDILFLVSGIGGATGSGIMPVILEVAKRLQIFTISIVARPFYLEGFETLKIANMGMKKVEKNTDSLIVIPNEKLYNHIDRKEPLEVAYNKINEIIKEGIESIVNILTEVGFMNIDLLDIKAVLHNSKDTIIRVGEGRGDNAVEKIMEQLMENNIFEGKLENAKKVLINFTTGKNVSLADIGQITEKISNIIKDKNVNLIWGVMINEGYEVIKKIKTVVISSV, encoded by the coding sequence ATGAAGGATAAAATGAATGTGAAGGTTATTGGAATTGGCGGGATGGGGATAAATTTTGTTAATTTTATGCTAGCATCAAATGTGCGGAAAATTGAATATATAACTATTGATACGGATAGTAGAAATTCTAATTTTAGTCGGGCGGAGAAGAAGATTTTTTTAGATACAGGAGTTAAGGAATGTACCAGGGAACAGGCTGAAAGAGTGGCGTTTCAGTGTGAAAATCAATTTCGGGAACTGCTGAAAGGGACGGATATTTTATTTTTAGTTTCAGGAATTGGCGGGGCTACCGGGAGTGGTATAATGCCTGTCATTCTTGAAGTTGCAAAAAGATTACAGATTTTTACAATAAGTATTGTTGCCCGTCCATTTTATCTGGAGGGATTTGAAACTTTGAAAATTGCAAATATGGGGATGAAGAAAGTTGAGAAAAATACAGATAGCTTGATTGTGATTCCTAATGAAAAGTTGTACAATCATATAGACAGGAAAGAGCCACTTGAAGTTGCTTATAATAAAATTAATGAGATTATAAAGGAAGGTATTGAAAGCATTGTAAATATTTTGACAGAAGTTGGATTTATGAATATTGATTTACTGGATATAAAGGCTGTTTTACATAACTCAAAAGATACAATTATTCGTGTAGGTGAAGGTAGGGGAGATAATGCAGTTGAGAAAATAATGGAGCAACTTATGGAAAATAACATATTTGAAGGAAAATTGGAAAACGCAAAAAAAGTTTTAATAAATTTTACCACAGGAAAAAATGTATCACTTGCAGATATTGGACAAATAACTGAGAAAATTTCAAATATTATAAAAGATAAGAATGTTAATCTCATATGGGGAGTTATGATTAATGAGGGTTATGAGGTAATTAAAAAAATAAAGACTGTGGTAATTTCCAGCGTTTAA